DNA from Thunnus maccoyii chromosome 21, fThuMac1.1, whole genome shotgun sequence:
ACTCAAAACTCTGCTTGCTGTCAATTTCAGTCTTTGACTGTCAGGTTTGGTGCTGACTTCCTGAAGTCAACAACATTTCTtgattttattaacattttactcaaaaaggACGCTTTAGCACGGTAAAAGAATCCACTTTAGACCTGCCTCCCCTCccttgtttttattattcaagGTTTCTGCCAGTGTAATGCAAGCCCAGCGGCCCACCAGGCCTAAGCATtggcaatttttaaaaaaatgtattttaagatattttctaaacaaaaatgtgttatacaagtagtgtagctcctttaaggagTAGCTCAGTGCGTAGCATGTGTGtggtcgagagagagagagtgtgtgtgacagtaagGCTGCAGCTACACTGGGGCAACCTGCCTACAATctgagagcaggctgagcaggcagagagtgGGACAGTTTCTGCCAAACGCAAGCATCGAGAACCAAGACCTGGTGATTTTTCATGAAATCATGCTGGATTACAGAATACACCTCACACTGCATTCATAAGAATGAACTATTATACCTATCTAAAAAGATTTTTAAGTACAATAAGTATATAGTTAGTATGTATACGGTATATAAGTATATAGCTGTCTACCAGCTTGTGTTCAGGTAAATGTATCAATGGGACTGGTGAACTGAGAACTTCATTGATCTGAAATAACATTATGTGTATTAATATCAGTCTGCAGCCTTTCAGTCCAGCATCATTAGGAATATTAGACCATATTAGACGAGTCAGCATCTCATGGtttgatggatggatgtgaaaaaaccaagtgttttagttgctTAACCACAGtcagcccaaaccatgatctttaccTAACTTTAACCATCTGACACTTTTGCCATGTTCAGACTAACACTGTGTTGTGCCTACACAGAAAGTgtttcagccatgtttttcAATTGTGTGTCTCACGCATGTCtgtctgacagaacagataTGCTTCTATTTTAACAGCTGTCTACACGTGACAAGGCATatgtccccaattggacaagccgTACCAAATTACAACACACTTTTCTGGTACTTCCTTCCCCTAGCTGGCTGACTTATAATGGAGTGACTTGAGCTGAGCTGTGAGTCAGACAACAAGGAGAAGCTCCTCTGCTGGCCAGGCGGTAAGTCAGTTCAGCTCAGCCTGATCCTCATTCCCACAAACATCGGATTTGAGCTCCTTGGAGGTTCTCAGTTAAAGGGATTGTTTTCTAGCTCTCCTTATTTCCATGCCTTATAGAAGCATATATGCAGAATTGAATAGCTcttatatactactatatatTTTCAAAAGATTGATAATTTTACAATTTCAATTTCATACTGACTGCATTGTTGCATCATGTTGTGAATGCTGTGTATGACGGTTGCATTTGTGTTTCTGACAGATTTCCCTGCTAACGTTTGAGGAGAAGATGGAATCAACAACTCCTCCTTATTTAAACTTAATCTATTGCTTTGGCGAGTATGAGTATGACAATGAGCCACTGGCTGGACTATGTAGTAGTGATGGTGAAAACTTACTGGGAGCTCAACTGTCCACCATTTACTACTTCATGTTTCTCTTCAGTCTCTTTGGCAATGGGCTGGTCCTGGTCATCATCCATCGGTGAGTAGACAAACAAAACTCttaaattcaaacaaattatTGGTTAAGCAGTTTAAAGCAATTAGAGGTAGCAAATGTACAATTTGTAAACttgtaaaatacacacaatccttactatatatatttatatatatatctgtgaaTTACAGTGTAATTGAAATAGTCTACAAAGAGTAAATGAAAGTTGTAATCTTTACAGTTTAACATCAATTGTGATTTAATACTACAGATCCCAGAATTCTGGGAAATCAGACACCAGCCATTTTTCCATTAACCTAACGTCCTCAATTTCGCAAAATGTTTTTACGCTTGCTTGAGGTGGATTTTGGAAATGCTGAAAAAGAGTTTATGTGCAAATTGGGTGATGGAAAtttatttgtcaaataaataatgacgTAGCAAATGTTTTACTCACATGATCAGCTGTTTCTGCTCTCGGCGTCTTCCGGCCTCTCCAGATAGCATGATGTATGTTTAATACTAGCTGACATGAAAGAACGATGACAACTTGCCCAATTGAAACAAATTCCTGAAGACCTCACTCCATTTTTCTCTCGCTAAGGCAATATAActattttttttggtttctgcTTGGCAACCTCTACTGGCAACCTTTACAACCATTACTGGCAGATTATTTAAGCATATACCTCCATTTACTGATGAAACTACGTGTTGTGTAACCTAGTTTATTTGCTTCAAACCAGTTGATAGAAACGCACTTAATTCGTATTTTCCTTTTTGCGACATTTCAAAAGTTCGCTTAAAATTATCTTGCGAATCTAATGGAAACATGGCTAATGAAATCATGGTAGGAGCTCCTTATTTTTGTGCCCACTGAGAGAGGAATACTGTAGCTATTCAGTAGGTAAAGTTCCTCTCTCTAAGACCCCTAAGAATTCCTCTACTCTGTCACTGTCtacaccactgctctctctctacCTTTGTGAGCAAGCAACTGTGAAAATATGTACGATGTTCATGGAAACACAGATGAGATGGTATCCGAAAAGTCTCCTTGGGTCTTGGACTGTAAGAGTGTTTATAATACAGCATATTACAGAGGGTCGAAGAGATGTTATGTCAACTGCATGCTGACAAAGGTGAGAGCTCAAGAGAAGTAAAGAGCcaatttctatttctatttctatgtCTATTGGACCATTCATAGCTCAGAGATTACAAATGAAATCTCTAAACCAGCCTCATTTCCTTTTATCACAAAGCGTAGTTGATTTTTGTTGATGGTTCAAAAGCCAATCGACAAAAATCAACAGTTTCAGTGCAGCTTTTTCAAGCACAGGCAGAAttggaatgaaatgaaatcaatatcaatAATGGTCCTTGATGCATTAACCTCTGTAAATGATAGACAATCGCATATGATACACAAAATCttagaaagacagaaagttTTGACAACAGTAAGCAAATAGCTCAATAACAAGTGATGATAATCAACACACcgtggactgatttctatgtgaaggcaCCAGGTCACTTCCATGGAAGTGATGTTTTTGTACACTCAGAGAGCCTTGCCTCCCTCCTGCTAACGTTAACAAACAACCGGCatgacaacacaacaaaaacggtGCTATCCGTCAAACCTCTGTCAAccacaacacatttcacaataaaacaccCCTGCAATGACAAATCGCCCACTCCTGAGCACGAGCAgctaaaatattatttcctgaacaaatgagcagaaaacaagctccagagtgatagcagaacatagcttaccCCTTTTCGTTTTTCCTGTTGGTAGTCCAGGGGTCGTGATAATCACACTTTTCACAACTAAACCGCAGCGTGTTGGTCCCCAGCCAAAGCCAAAACTGaatgggagtgagagatgctttgctgaatcATGGTGCACAacattagagatcttttatttaattatgagaagtgtatGGGAGGAAATATACATCATCTGCAATAGTCTTGCCCTGCAAGCACACAGGGGCGAGCACCAGGATATTGACCACAGCTTATTTAACAGCCACAGGTGTCACTGATGAGagggaatttctgattcttacatatagaacctttaaaggAACATGAAATTTGTTGTTAATCTTGTAATGGTAGTAATAGCAAGATTGTGTCCgaaaaatttgatttattttatactgtttgGCAGAAACATAACCTTTGTCTGGATAAATTCACTTTGGTTGAGGTTAGACCTAACCAAGAGGCATGCTTACAATGACATTGcttacatgctgatgttaagcaagTATAATGTTAACTATGGTCACCACCTTaatttagcatgttaacatgtgctATTTTGCATTAATGACAGTGTCATTAGTTCTGAGGTGTTTGGTCAAAAAATGAAGTACTGGTCAAATTGAAATACTTGTTGGCACTAGATTCCTTTACAGACTACTGTACATCTGGGTGGCACTCTCAGGCAGAttcatttcatgtattttcaaCTTTGATGGCAAATTTGTCAACTCACATTACTTATCACATTAAACGTCCACATGTTGCACTCAATCCTGCACAGCTGCacaatgtgcacaaaaaactgaactgagagAATTGTGTAACATTGAATGAGTGAACTTCCTCTATTTCAGGACTCTACAGTATGACCTGTCACTCAGCAGATTTCAAAGCAGTTTATCTAGTTGTCACACTTCACTAAAATTGATGCTAAAGATGTTCAGATTTACTTCACTGCCACCAACCAATCCACAGTTTGGAAGTTATTGCAAAATATTACTGTCAAAAATGCTTGTGTGACCCATAGTCTCTGTTTTAAATGGCCACTTCTTAGGTTTGAGAAGCTGACCACTGTGACCAACATCTTGCTGCTGAACCTAGTGGTGTCCTCCCTGATCTTCGTGAGCAGCCTTCCCTTCTTGGGAGTCTACAAGCAGCTCTCCTACTGGATCTTTGGCGAAGTAATGTGTAAGATTGTAGGCAGTGTCTACTACCTGGGCTTCTACAGTTCTGTCCTGTTTCTAACTCTCCTAACCTTCGACCGACACCTTGCTGTCGTTTACTCCTTGCATGTGTCGCAAGTGAGGAATCAACGCTATGCGCTGCTCTCCTGTGCTGTGGTGTGGCTGGTCAGTGGTCTGGCATGCATCCCAAAGATGATTCTCCACACAACTTTTTCTACTCTCATCAACAATAAAACGTTCTGTCAGGAATATCCTCTTAACACAACGCCTATTGATGACAAGCTAAGAGCATCTGGATTTTACCTtcaacttttccttttcttgctcTTTCCTCTGATTGTTATTGTGTACTGCTATGTTAGGATTGCTATCATTGTCGTATCATCCAAGACAGTTACCAAGTTCAAGACAGTCAGGCTGATATTTGTCATtgtcctgttgttttttatatgctGGACCCCATTCAATGTTTTACTACTGATTGATGATGAAGACCTGTCCTGTAAGGAAAAGCAGAAGAGGGGTTATGCACTTCAAGTCACTCG
Protein-coding regions in this window:
- the LOC121888368 gene encoding C-C chemokine receptor type 3-like, yielding MESTTPPYLNLIYCFGEYEYDNEPLAGLCSSDGENLLGAQLSTIYYFMFLFSLFGNGLVLVIIHRFEKLTTVTNILLLNLVVSSLIFVSSLPFLGVYKQLSYWIFGEVMCKIVGSVYYLGFYSSVLFLTLLTFDRHLAVVYSLHVSQVRNQRYALLSCAVVWLVSGLACIPKMILHTTFSTLINNKTFCQEYPLNTTPIDDKLRASGFYLQLFLFLLFPLIVIVYCYVRIAIIVVSSKTVTKFKTVRLIFVIVLLFFICWTPFNVLLLIDDEDLSCKEKQKRGYALQVTRDIAHIYFCISPIFYTFVGRKFQNYFRQLLVKRFPGLKKHISVSPVSRTSMSTNSTPYVELS